GTAGCCGGCTTATTGGCTTAAGCCAGCTACCATGCGGAAAAGGTCATTTGAGCGATGAGATCAGCTTCGCTCCGCAGGCGGTTGAATCGCCATCGTAGGCATATACATTCCCTTCGTTTTTATTAGTAGCCTCACCGGGTTGGATAGGGTAAGTCCCTTTGCATATGGGACAGGAAGTCATATCTCCCGCGAGTACCGCTGGCTTTCCTATTACTAT
Above is a window of Pseudoduganella dura DNA encoding:
- a CDS encoding PAAR domain-containing protein, with the translated sequence MKHKGKGVIRLNDKTSHGGTVISASSGTIVIGKPAVLAGDMTSCPICKGTYPIQPGEATNKNEGNVYAYDGDSTACGAKLISSLK